TAAACCCAAACAAATCTCCTATTTAATACGAAGTACCGATTCCAAGAATCGTAACATCATCCATCATAGAGGAACTTCCTCTAAATGAATGAAAATCATTCATGAGCGAACTAATTGTATCGACCAAATTTAGATCCAGACTTCTAGCAGATGCAAAACTGGAAAGCAATTTGGTCTCTCCCAAAAGATTTCCTTCTTCATTTTCTTGTTCCAAATATCCATCAGAAATCATAAACAATCGATCCCCCAAACCAAAAGCCAAAGAATGATTTGAGTATTCGACATCTTTCTCTAAACCCAACATAACTCCAGACTCTGTGAGAGCGATGATTTCATCTTTTTTCACTACATAAGGTTCATTATGACCTGCGGAAGAATAGGTCAATTGGTTTTCTTCTAAATTTAAATCAACAATAACTGCAGTGAACTGGTTGGACTTTTTTCCATACCGGTCTATAAAAATTCGATTTAATTCATAAAGAACATCTGCAGGATAATTACGATTGTGTTTAATATGATCGTATTCAGCCTTGATCGCCATCGTAATGAGTGCCGCCTGTACACCATGACCGATAGCATCTGCTAAAAATAATCTGATCTTAGATTTTTCTAAACGAATCACATCAAATATATCTCCACCAACTTCCGCCATAGGCTCAAATGCCGAACCAAAATCCAAGTGTGCAACATATCTTAAACCCAATGGTAAAATGTTCTGTTGGATTGTTTTTGCCGTTTCTAAATCCTCTTGGATGATTTTTAAGGATTGGGTCAACTTGGCCGTTCTTTCTTTAACAATTTCTTCCAAGTTTTCATTCTGCAAACGAAGTTCCCTATTTTTCTGAATGAGAACCTGATTTTCTCTTTGTTCTGCGTTGCGAATCCTGGCAGTTAACAACTTTAAAAGAGTTAATGTCATATCGGGATTAGTCTGAATCAAACGATGAAAATCTTCTCGCGTAAGTTCATAAAGAACGGAATCTTCCTTTGCAGAAATATTAACAGTACGAGGTGCTGAATCAATTAGAGCAATTTCTCCAAAATAATCACCGGAAACTAAATCACCGATCACAAGAATTTCTTGTTTACTCTCATCCAAATATTTCCAAACTTCGACAACCCCAGATTCTATAAAATAAAAAGAATCACCTAACGAGTATTGCTGGATAATAAGAGAACCTTTAGAAAAAAGCACACGTTTCATTTCTTTTTTTAAGAAACTTAAATCTGCTGTTGGTTTCTCCTCAGTTCCCATATCTGAATGACCCTTATATCTCTTCTTCCCGATTCACTAAATCTATCGAAAAAGCTGGCTTACAAACTGACCAGTATTCTGCTTCCTCTGGAAATGGATTTGAATATCTTACCTTGGTTCCCTTTTCTATAAAAATGGATTCACCTGCAGATAAAATTACGACTTTCCCAGCGACTTCGATTTGTTTTTTACCACGAACCATCAGAGTAAACTCATCGAAGTTAGGTGTTTGTGAAGGTTCACCCCATCCACTGGGAGCGATCATATGGGCAATGGAGACATCCGAATTTCCCGTAGACGGAATACCAAAATGTTCCGAGATGGTTTTCCCTCCGGGAACTGGAATTTGGATTGGTTCTCTTTGGTGTTTGAATCCCATACTCAAAAACCAGGAAATTTAAAACTAAATTTATGTTTCAAAAGATCTTCTGTGTAAGCCCATAAATTTCTTCGTGCAGAAATTTCATAAGACTCGTCAGAACTTTTTGTTATCTTCTTTTTAACAAAGTATTTACCGGACACAGATGTTAATGATGGATCTGTGGCCAAAAAAATTGATGTTTCCGCACCCTTATCTTCCGAAATTGCAAAAACGTTTTGAGCAAACGTCAACAGTATCTTCGCTAAACCTTCGTTATTTTGCCCAAATTTAGTTTTCACAAATCCTGGATGTAAACAATTAACTGTAATTTTTGTTTGGTTCAAACGTTCGGCGAGTTCATAACTAAAGTAAATATTCATAAGTTTGGATCTTTGGTATTGTTTCCAACCTGAATAATCCTTAGCACCTAATAGATCGTTAAAATCTAAAGATACACCCATATGTGCACGTGATGCCACATTCACTATTCTTGCCTCTCCCGCTTTTTTTAAACTAGGTAGTAAACCAAGCGTCAAAACAAAGTAATTTAAATGGTTCAATGCAAATGTAGATTCAAGCCCTTCTTTGGTAAGCGTATGTTGATCAAAATATGCACCTGCATTATTCAATAAAACATCAATCTTTGGATGATTTTTTCGAATCGTTTCTGATAATAAAAAAGTTTCTTTTGCCGACGATAGGTCCGCTATATAGGAATGGACTACGGCACCAGTGGTTTGTAAGGAATACACAAGTGCAGCTAATTTATCAGCATTACGACCAACTAAAATTAATTCATCTTGGTTTTTGGCAAAGGAATGAGCGCATACCCGCCCGATACCATCAGTGGCACCAGTAACTACAATTACCTTGTTCATGAAATGATCTCCTCTTTGATTTTTTTAGGAATGGTGAAAACAAACTTAGAACCAGAAACTCCATCACTCTCAGCAAACAAAGTCCCTCCGTTGACAGTAACAAATTCGTTACAAAGCAAAAGACCAATTCCATTTCCCGTTTCGCCTTGGGTACCGGTAGATTTAATGACTTCTCCGACCTTAAAAAGTTTATCAAGGATAACCTTTGACATACCTACTCCAGAATCTAAAACGGAGACTTTCCAATCATCACCTTGATCTTTCGCTTGAATTAAAACTTTTCCGTTATTATGACTGAACTTTAGTGCATTCGAAACTAAATTTCGCACCACTGTAACAATCATACGATCGTCACAGAAAACCATCGCATGAGAAGGAATCTCTACTTCTAAACTAATACCTTTACTGGAAGCACTCAAAGTAAACAATTCCAAACATTCTCTGACGATATTATCTAGCCGGTAATAATGTGGACGAAACTGTTCTTCACCTCTTTGTAACTTAGACCATTCTAAAAGGTTTTCTAATAAGGAAAAAACAGACTCCGTTGCATCAACAAGAGATTGTGTCATCCCCGCAAGAGCATCTTCCTTTTTTTTCATATCCTCATTTAAAACTTTAAGTAACATCTTAATTCCAGCAAGGGGGCCACGTAAATCATGAGATATGATTGATAAAAACCGATCCTTAGTACCGTTAGCTACCATGAGTTCACGGTTCACGTTAGACATTTGTTTTTCTAAATTTCTTTGTTCAGTATTGTCTCGAAAAACAAGAACCATTCCAATTTTTTTGCGATTTGCATCACGAATCTGTTTGGCGGTAACTTCCCAATATTTCTCGTCTTTTTCCCAAATCCATTTTGTGAGAGTACGTTTTTCAGAAAGATGATCTAACTTAGAAATGATGCCGGGTGCAGAAGAAAAAAAATATTTATGCGAAAGTAAAGTGGAATTTTTTGAGGCAATCTGGAACAAATGTTCGGCGGCCATATTCCAATCCACAATTCTATGGTTAAAATCAAGAATCACAACTGCTTCATCTAACTCATCTACAATTTCTCCCCGGACCAAAGGAACAAGATCAAACATTCGATAGTATCCAATGGCAAAGAAAATTAGAATCACCTGCATTGTACTCATGACAGCGGTGATATTAAGTCCTGGCAGAGGTCGAAAACCTGATTTATGTAAAATCGCAGTGACCCAAATGAATAAATAAGAAAACAAAATCAACAGGTAACGTCGCCTTTCTGTTGATTTTGATATAAAAATACCTTTGATTAATAAATACGCAACAAATGAAGACCAACAAAAAGAAAAAAAATAAGAAACAATAAATCCACCTATATTAGTTTCCTGAACCCACTGAATCCTTCCATTGACATTCACTAAATAAGTATCAAGTGTTAAAGTTTTAAAGATTGGATCCAAAACACAAATAGCTAATGTTAAAAGTGGTTGAATCGTTAAAAGAACCCAAAACTTCTTTGTCAACAAATGTTTGTTTTGTGTAAATTCTAATGAAACAAGAACCATTCCTAAGTTTGCAATGGCAACACCAATGTATAAAAGTGCAATAAAGGATCTGTGAAAATCAGGACTGATAAATACAAAATCAATTCCATAGAATCCGGTCCACATCATGGAACCGAAAACTAAAATTAAAAGGTATTTAACAAGGTCTAGGCGGAAGGATTTTAAAACGAAAAGCCCCAATACAAGATTGAAGCCGAATGCTAAAAATAAAAGTAGGCTATAAGGATGAAATTGCCACAAACTAAGATTCTTCGCTACTTAGCATTTCACAATTTCCGTCAAATACAACACCATCGGCAATTTGTAGTTTAGCGGTTCGAATGTTACCTTGCACTTTCCCAGTGGATAACATCTCCAATCTTTGTGTAGCAGTTACGTTTCCAATGATGGTACCACCAACAACAACGGTTCCGGCTTTGATGTTCGCCTTAACTCGTGCTCCTTCACTGATGACTAGATAACCATCAGAGATGATTTCACCGGTGAAGTCGCCAGAGATTTGTAACGGTTTTTTAAAGGCTAAAGTTCCACTGAATGCTGTTTCTTTTCCGAGAATGGTGGCAATGACTCCGTGTTCGGTGATGGTTGTTTGCATTTCTTTTTTTGACATAGTTCCTATTTAGTTTTCATATTGTACACCCCATCCCAATCTTCTGGTGGGGGGTCTGCGATATAATCATCACAACGTTCGATGTATAATTTGGAAGGGCCATCTTCGGGATGAATCGCTAGTCCTTTTTTGAACTCTTCTTTTGCTTCTGCGAACTTTCGCGACTTATACAAAGAAAGAGCTTGGTTATAATGAACCAGAACTGCCTTCATTTTATCACTAACGATCATTTGGGCTCCTTGTAAAAAACGACAACGGCAGTGGCGTAATGGTCAGCATGGCTGATGGAAACGGAACTGTTCGTAAATCCTTTCTCTCGGAAAAACTTCTCAGTTTTCCCATGGATGACTAGCGTTTTTTTACCAAAATTTGTACCAGCAAGT
The DNA window shown above is from Leptospira brenneri and carries:
- a CDS encoding PP2C family protein-serine/threonine phosphatase; translation: MGTEEKPTADLSFLKKEMKRVLFSKGSLIIQQYSLGDSFYFIESGVVEVWKYLDESKQEILVIGDLVSGDYFGEIALIDSAPRTVNISAKEDSVLYELTREDFHRLIQTNPDMTLTLLKLLTARIRNAEQRENQVLIQKNRELRLQNENLEEIVKERTAKLTQSLKIIQEDLETAKTIQQNILPLGLRYVAHLDFGSAFEPMAEVGGDIFDVIRLEKSKIRLFLADAIGHGVQAALITMAIKAEYDHIKHNRNYPADVLYELNRIFIDRYGKKSNQFTAVIVDLNLEENQLTYSSAGHNEPYVVKKDEIIALTESGVMLGLEKDVEYSNHSLAFGLGDRLFMISDGYLEQENEEGNLLGETKLLSSFASARSLDLNLVDTISSLMNDFHSFRGSSSMMDDVTILGIGTSY
- a CDS encoding cupin domain-containing protein; amino-acid sequence: MGFKHQREPIQIPVPGGKTISEHFGIPSTGNSDVSIAHMIAPSGWGEPSQTPNFDEFTLMVRGKKQIEVAGKVVILSAGESIFIEKGTKVRYSNPFPEEAEYWSVCKPAFSIDLVNREEEI
- a CDS encoding SDR family oxidoreductase: MNKVIVVTGATDGIGRVCAHSFAKNQDELILVGRNADKLAALVYSLQTTGAVVHSYIADLSSAKETFLLSETIRKNHPKIDVLLNNAGAYFDQHTLTKEGLESTFALNHLNYFVLTLGLLPSLKKAGEARIVNVASRAHMGVSLDFNDLLGAKDYSGWKQYQRSKLMNIYFSYELAERLNQTKITVNCLHPGFVKTKFGQNNEGLAKILLTFAQNVFAISEDKGAETSIFLATDPSLTSVSGKYFVKKKITKSSDESYEISARRNLWAYTEDLLKHKFSFKFPGF
- a CDS encoding histidine kinase N-terminal 7TM domain-containing protein, producing the protein MWQFHPYSLLLFLAFGFNLVLGLFVLKSFRLDLVKYLLILVFGSMMWTGFYGIDFVFISPDFHRSFIALLYIGVAIANLGMVLVSLEFTQNKHLLTKKFWVLLTIQPLLTLAICVLDPIFKTLTLDTYLVNVNGRIQWVQETNIGGFIVSYFFSFCWSSFVAYLLIKGIFISKSTERRRYLLILFSYLFIWVTAILHKSGFRPLPGLNITAVMSTMQVILIFFAIGYYRMFDLVPLVRGEIVDELDEAVVILDFNHRIVDWNMAAEHLFQIASKNSTLLSHKYFFSSAPGIISKLDHLSEKRTLTKWIWEKDEKYWEVTAKQIRDANRKKIGMVLVFRDNTEQRNLEKQMSNVNRELMVANGTKDRFLSIISHDLRGPLAGIKMLLKVLNEDMKKKEDALAGMTQSLVDATESVFSLLENLLEWSKLQRGEEQFRPHYYRLDNIVRECLELFTLSASSKGISLEVEIPSHAMVFCDDRMIVTVVRNLVSNALKFSHNNGKVLIQAKDQGDDWKVSVLDSGVGMSKVILDKLFKVGEVIKSTGTQGETGNGIGLLLCNEFVTVNGGTLFAESDGVSGSKFVFTIPKKIKEEIIS
- a CDS encoding bactofilin family protein; the encoded protein is MSKKEMQTTITEHGVIATILGKETAFSGTLAFKKPLQISGDFTGEIISDGYLVISEGARVKANIKAGTVVVGGTIIGNVTATQRLEMLSTGKVQGNIRTAKLQIADGVVFDGNCEMLSSEES
- a CDS encoding tetratricopeptide repeat protein, producing MVSDKMKAVLVHYNQALSLYKSRKFAEAKEEFKKGLAIHPEDGPSKLYIERCDDYIADPPPEDWDGVYNMKTK